A genomic segment from Paucidesulfovibrio longus DSM 6739 encodes:
- the recO gene encoding DNA repair protein RecO, translating to MDFTEKALVLRVGRFRETDAWVRMLTPTRGVLTAFAFGGMKSRRRFPGCLDPLNLVLFKFGSDRRGRYLNLDEGTLLHGHPVLRRNQRNLGVAVNCLKFVEAVQVASEGAEESYELLLSLLSLLEREVPQPESLPLLFRARLGFSQGYRPDFLSCGECGSLVGDFDSPRFFVEKGQVLCPSCLVDNGAESGLPMSSGSLRALDWIMTHPPGEWPRLTVPPTVRQEFSLAVERFMAYHLGLEWEGGFFRNV from the coding sequence TTGGATTTTACCGAAAAGGCCCTGGTGCTCCGGGTGGGCCGGTTTCGGGAGACGGACGCCTGGGTGCGCATGCTCACCCCCACCCGAGGGGTGTTGACTGCGTTCGCTTTCGGAGGCATGAAAAGCCGCCGTCGTTTTCCTGGCTGTCTTGATCCGCTGAACCTCGTGCTTTTCAAATTCGGTTCGGATCGCCGTGGGCGGTACCTGAACCTTGACGAGGGGACGCTGCTGCACGGCCACCCCGTTCTGCGCCGCAATCAACGCAACCTGGGCGTGGCCGTGAACTGTCTCAAGTTCGTGGAAGCGGTTCAGGTGGCTTCGGAAGGGGCGGAGGAGAGCTACGAACTTCTGCTCTCCCTGCTCTCCCTGCTTGAGCGGGAAGTGCCCCAGCCTGAAAGCCTGCCGCTTCTGTTCCGAGCCCGGTTGGGATTTTCCCAAGGGTATCGGCCTGATTTCCTCTCCTGCGGAGAGTGCGGGAGCCTTGTGGGAGACTTTGACAGTCCTCGATTTTTCGTGGAAAAAGGGCAGGTTCTGTGCCCGTCGTGTCTTGTCGATAACGGCGCGGAATCGGGGCTGCCCATGTCGTCCGGATCGCTGCGCGCCCTGGACTGGATAATGACCCACCCGCCTGGCGAGTGGCCGCGCCTGACCGTTCCGCCCACGGTCCGGCAGGAATTTTCCCTGGCCGTGGAACGCTTCATGGCCTACCACCTCGGCCTGGAGTGGGAGGGCGGTTTTTTTCGGAACGTCTAG
- a CDS encoding helix-turn-helix domain-containing protein: protein MDLIQLGAQMRQEREARKLSLADVTEATKISRRILVAFENGEMEHFPHPVYAKGFVRNYAKLLGLDPLECVRVLEREYCPDELPEDKRDNVGISLKDLKDPSGKALSTGTRPWGAMIIVLLLVGVLAGLIWYMAQSGHEQKARMEEAVAPTEAAEPAEAPAVVEQAPEEAVAEVPAGNVEASAGVVDTPAESAGAEDAAAQVQPATKEHVLVVTVTDKDGCWMGVFRKEQESGDTPWLDEFTVRPGQSLRYEFTGSRTFRFGRLETVSLELDGKPRPASGSGVVDVVLP, encoded by the coding sequence ATGGATCTGATTCAGCTCGGAGCGCAGATGCGTCAGGAGCGGGAAGCTCGGAAGCTTTCCCTCGCCGACGTTACGGAAGCTACGAAGATCAGCCGCCGGATTCTGGTGGCATTTGAGAACGGGGAAATGGAACATTTCCCTCACCCTGTATACGCCAAGGGCTTTGTCAGGAATTACGCCAAGCTGCTCGGACTCGACCCCCTGGAGTGCGTCCGCGTCCTGGAGCGCGAATATTGCCCGGACGAATTGCCCGAGGACAAGCGCGACAACGTGGGCATCAGCCTCAAGGATCTCAAGGATCCTTCGGGAAAGGCTCTTTCCACCGGGACGAGGCCCTGGGGAGCCATGATCATCGTGCTCCTGCTTGTGGGCGTGCTGGCCGGGCTGATCTGGTACATGGCCCAATCCGGGCATGAGCAGAAAGCCCGCATGGAGGAAGCGGTCGCTCCGACCGAGGCGGCTGAACCCGCCGAAGCGCCTGCCGTCGTGGAGCAGGCTCCGGAGGAAGCCGTTGCCGAAGTCCCCGCAGGCAATGTGGAGGCTTCCGCCGGAGTCGTGGACACGCCCGCGGAAAGCGCCGGGGCCGAGGACGCGGCCGCCCAGGTGCAGCCCGCGACCAAGGAGCACGTGCTCGTGGTCACGGTTACCGACAAGGATGGTTGTTGGATGGGCGTTTTCCGCAAGGAGCAGGAGTCCGGGGACACCCCTTGGCTCGACGAGTTCACGGTTCGACCCGGGCAGAGCCTGCGCTACGAATTTACGGGCTCGCGCACATTCCGTTTCGGCCGCCTGGAGACCGTCAGCCTTGAGCTGGACGGCAAGCCCCGGCCCGCCAGCGGTTCGGGCGTGGTGGACGTGGTCCTGCCCTGA
- a CDS encoding SurA N-terminal domain-containing protein translates to MTNAAERGKPRPAKGGEKAMKNIRPLLALLLLLMPLAAHAAEVQSIKAVVNGEVITSYDYDQRWASIYQRLKSQYGEQLKHPEMQEQVAALKEKLLGQMVDEVIVSQEAQRMGINISDKEVDAFLENIKRQQNMDAEKFQQFLAKNNMTEDELRETIKEDLTKRRMVQSNVSNRIVITDKEIMDEFKKRNGAKAGDTLRQIVLSVIMAPDKESMDKIVDAIHDGMSFAEAADTYSVGPAVGAGGDLGRFSFNDLAEAWRNALDGVEKGEMSDPFQADGKYVLLKITDEGEGEAVADMDQATHDAIYEELRKQKFDELFEDFMGLLRERAVIEYK, encoded by the coding sequence TTGACCAACGCCGCCGAGCGCGGCAAGCCCCGCCCAGCCAAGGGAGGCGAAAAAGCGATGAAGAATATCCGGCCGCTGCTGGCCCTGCTCCTGTTGCTGATGCCCCTGGCCGCCCATGCCGCGGAAGTCCAATCCATCAAGGCCGTGGTCAACGGCGAGGTCATCACGAGCTATGATTACGATCAGCGCTGGGCCTCGATTTATCAACGGCTCAAGAGCCAGTACGGCGAGCAGCTCAAACACCCCGAAATGCAGGAGCAGGTGGCCGCGCTGAAAGAGAAGCTCCTCGGACAGATGGTGGACGAGGTCATCGTCAGCCAGGAGGCCCAGCGCATGGGCATCAATATCAGCGACAAGGAAGTGGACGCGTTCCTGGAAAACATCAAGCGCCAGCAGAACATGGACGCCGAGAAATTCCAGCAGTTTCTGGCCAAGAACAACATGACCGAGGATGAGCTGCGCGAGACGATCAAGGAAGACCTGACCAAGCGCCGCATGGTGCAGAGCAACGTTTCCAACCGCATCGTGATCACCGACAAGGAGATCATGGACGAGTTCAAGAAACGCAATGGCGCCAAGGCCGGGGATACGCTTCGCCAGATCGTCCTCAGCGTGATCATGGCTCCGGACAAGGAATCCATGGACAAGATCGTGGACGCGATCCACGATGGGATGTCCTTCGCCGAGGCTGCGGACACCTATTCGGTGGGACCGGCCGTCGGCGCCGGAGGCGACCTCGGCAGATTCTCCTTCAACGACCTGGCCGAAGCCTGGCGCAACGCCCTGGACGGCGTGGAAAAGGGGGAAATGAGCGACCCCTTCCAGGCGGACGGAAAGTATGTGCTGCTCAAGATCACCGACGAGGGCGAAGGCGAAGCCGTGGCGGACATGGACCAGGCCACGCATGACGCCATTTACGAGGAATTGCGCAAGCAGAAGTTCGACGAGCTGTTCGAAGACTTTATGGGATTGTTACGCGAGCGGGCCGTCATTGAGTACAAGTGA
- a CDS encoding peptidylprolyl isomerase, whose protein sequence is MRISCLLLWTCLAALALAACSTEADDMGIVARVNGKPIYLSQLEFQHDLLHMDGTGAFVPTVEVLRGEYGQILGDLIVMEMVSQELDARGLGVTDEEVAEEERKVRADYPDDSFDQVLVEEYIDLASWRERLRYNKALEKFQRLVLRPQIKIDYREAEDYYKQHIKDFRIPETLRILVVRSSDKAPLAEALKVYRDTRDPEAMRADEKVAVHEITVRQGQLSSSWLEALQELPPGESSPIMEEKFGYEALVLLERLPAKQLDPTQAYPLVEQALLEHKMRDAFETWLSNAWNSADVQVSEHLLPRPEGEAAAEAGDPAAQEDQANLESRMGQEDAGKNALQEGMAPLGPDDTPLEQEGDNSENAVPAEGQAQ, encoded by the coding sequence ATGAGAATCTCCTGCCTGCTCTTGTGGACCTGTCTTGCCGCCCTGGCTCTTGCCGCCTGCTCCACGGAGGCCGACGACATGGGCATTGTCGCCCGTGTGAACGGAAAGCCCATCTATCTTTCGCAACTGGAGTTTCAGCACGACCTGCTGCACATGGACGGAACCGGGGCCTTCGTGCCGACGGTGGAAGTCCTGCGCGGCGAATACGGCCAGATCCTCGGCGACCTCATCGTCATGGAGATGGTTTCGCAGGAGCTGGACGCGCGCGGCCTCGGCGTGACGGACGAAGAAGTGGCCGAGGAGGAGCGCAAGGTCAGGGCGGACTATCCGGACGACTCGTTTGACCAGGTGCTCGTCGAAGAGTACATCGACCTGGCCTCCTGGCGCGAGCGCCTTCGCTACAACAAGGCTCTGGAAAAATTCCAGCGGCTCGTGCTGCGTCCTCAGATCAAGATCGACTACCGCGAGGCGGAAGACTACTACAAGCAGCACATCAAGGATTTCCGGATTCCTGAAACGCTGCGGATCCTCGTGGTCCGCTCGTCGGACAAGGCTCCCCTGGCCGAGGCGCTCAAGGTCTACCGCGACACGAGGGATCCCGAAGCCATGCGGGCCGACGAGAAGGTGGCCGTGCACGAGATCACGGTCCGGCAGGGACAGCTTTCCTCTTCCTGGCTGGAGGCGCTCCAGGAGCTGCCTCCCGGAGAATCCAGCCCGATCATGGAAGAAAAGTTCGGCTATGAGGCCTTGGTCCTGCTGGAGCGTCTGCCGGCGAAGCAGCTCGACCCCACCCAGGCGTATCCGCTGGTGGAGCAGGCCTTGCTGGAGCACAAGATGCGGGACGCCTTCGAAACCTGGCTCTCGAACGCATGGAACTCCGCAGACGTGCAGGTGAGCGAGCATTTGTTGCCGCGCCCTGAGGGAGAAGCCGCCGCGGAAGCGGGCGATCCCGCCGCCCAGGAAGACCAGGCGAACCTTGAGAGCCGGATGGGCCAGGAAGATGCCGGGAAGAATGCCCTTCAGGAAGGCATGGCTCCTCTCGGCCCGGACGACACCCCCCTGGAACAGGAGGGCGACAACTCCGAAAACGCGGTCCCTGCGGAGGGCCAAGCCCAATAG